From the Lathyrus oleraceus cultivar Zhongwan6 chromosome 4, CAAS_Psat_ZW6_1.0, whole genome shotgun sequence genome, one window contains:
- the LOC127076010 gene encoding uncharacterized protein LOC127076010 yields the protein MPLLLHYPEVHVALQFAQNPNPNRRKLHCFKPYAKLNAVGTKNGVKFSNEVKDCAVFDLDLDLDLNRNVKQFGQFSVPVKSSSRSSKEEEEEKQNYYVNMGYAIRTLREEFPDLFSKELSFDIYRDDIVLKDPLNTFMGIENYKSIFWNLRFHGKIFFKSLWIDINSVWQPVENVIMVRWTVHGIPRVPWESRGRFDGTSEYKLDKQGKIYEHRVDNIAWKKPPRFKVMSVEELIQSIGCQQTPGPTYFEISSSAKRK from the exons ATGCCGCTTCTATTACACTACCCCGAGGTTCACGTTGCTCTTCAATTCGCACAAAACCCTAACCCTAATCGAAGGAAACTTCACTGCTTCAAACCCTATGCAAAATTGAACGCGGTTGGAACAAAGAACGGGGTGAAATTTTCCAACGAAGTAAAGGATTGTGCGGTTTTTGATTTGGATTTGGATTTGGATTTGAATAGGAACGTGAAGCAGTTTGGTCAGTTTTCGGTTCCGGTGAAGAGTAGTTCGCGGTCGAGTAAAGAGGAAGAGGAAGAAAAACAGAATTATTATGTGAATATGGGATATGCTATACGAACTTTGAGGGAGGAGTTTCCTGATCTCTTCTCTAAGGAACTTAGCTTTGACATCTATAG GGATGATATTGTGTTGAAGGATCCTCTGAATACGTTTATGGGTATTGAGAATTACAAATCGATATTCTGGAACCTACGATTTCATGGCAAGATATTTTTCAAAAGTTTATGGATAGACATAAATAGTGTATGGCAGCCGGTTGAGAATGTAATTATGGTTCGCTGGACCGTTCACGGGATCCCACGAGTTCCATGGGAAAGCCGAGGTAGGTTTGATGGGACGTCTGAGTATAAACTTGATAAACAGGGCAAGATTTACGAGCATCGGGTTGACAACATTGCTTGGAAAAAACCTCCTAGGTTTAAAGTTATGAGTGTGGAAGAATTGATTCAATCTATTGGCTGTCAGCAGACCCCAGGACCAACTTACTTCGAAATATCTTCATCTGCTAAGAGAAAGTAA